One part of the Anopheles coustani chromosome 2, idAnoCousDA_361_x.2, whole genome shotgun sequence genome encodes these proteins:
- the LOC131262694 gene encoding 26S proteasome non-ATPase regulatory subunit 14 has product MDRLLRLGGAMPGLSQAPPPSDAPVVDTAEQVYISSLALLKMLKHGRAGVPMEVMGLMLGEFVDDYTVQVIDVFAMPQTGTGVSVEAVDPVFQAKMLDMLKQTGRPEMVVGWYHSHPGFGCWLSGVDINTQQSFEALSERAVAVVVDPIQSVKGKVVIDAFRLINHNTLVLCQEPRQTTSNLGHLQKPSVQALIHGLNRNYYSISINYRKNELEQKMLLNLHKKSWMDGLTLANYEEHCSINESTISEMLELAKNYNKALEDEEKMTPEQLAIKNVGKQDPKRHLEEKVDTLMSNNIVQCLGAMLDTIVFK; this is encoded by the exons ATGGATCGTTTGTTGCGACTTGGAGGAGCCATGCCTGGACTAAGTCAAGCTCCGCCACCATCGGATGCTCCGGTTGTGGACACAGCAGAGCAGGTCTATATTTCTTCACTCGCCCTGCTGAAGATGCTTAAACACGGCCGTGCTGGAGTCCCGATGGAGGTCATGGGGCTGATGCTGG GTGAATTTGTTGATGACTACACTGTGCAAGTCATCGATGTGTTTGCGATGCCACAGACTGGAACCGGCGTGTCCGTTGAAGCCGTCGATCCCGTGTTTCAGGCGAAAATGTTGGACATGCTAAAGCAAACCGGCCGTCCGgagatggtggtcggatggtaCCACTCGCATCCGGGATTCGGTTGCTGGTTATCCGGTGTTGATATCAACACGCAGCAGTCGTTTGAAGCTCTGTCCGAGCGTGCTGTTGCCGTTGTGGTCGATCCCATACAGTCGGTCAAAGGAAAGGTGGTCATCGACGCATTCCGCCTGATCAACCATAACACGCTGGTACTGTGCCAGGAACCACGACAAACGACGTCCAACTTGGGTCACTTGCAAAAGCCCTCGGTGCAAGCGTTAATTCATGGTCTCAATCGTAACTACTACTCCATTAGTATTAACTACCGCAAGAACGAGTTGGAACAGAAGATGCTGCTGAATCTACACAAAAAGTCGTGGATGGATGGGCTAACGTTGGCCAATTACGAAGAGCACTGCAGCATCAATGAAAGCACCATCAGTGAGATGCTGGAACTAGCAAAGAATTACAATAAG GCTCTTGAGGATGAGGAAAAAATGACCCCCGAGCAGTTGGCGATCAAGAATGTTGGCAAACAGGATCCCAAGCGTCATCTAGAGGAGAAGGTCGACACGCTGATgtccaacaacatcgtccAGTGCCTTGGCGCAATGTTGGACACGATCGTGTTCAAGTAA
- the LOC131263453 gene encoding protein seele yields MKTDLCCYLLGVLGLTIVLGPAAINGQVGDIARPIESKELKCLVCKASMAEMELAASKVDPNKKVEIGDYRLDTTGESKKKKKILYAKSEMYLTEMMETVCDRMDDYAKARYKKTGRPVVLKMMTEGGMNPDMAHVNFVQEGDLNKTLKHLCLEIVENYDEDIIRMFQEEVVKDTDIRLCSQVAKYCKEQPVDDEYEYEESEEAHEEL; encoded by the coding sequence ATGAAGACTGATTTGTGCTGCTATCTACTTGGTGTGCTGGGGCTAACGATCGTTCTCGGACCTGCCGCGATCAATGGACAGGTTGGCGATATTGCACGACCGATCGAGAGCAAAGAACTGAAATGCCTCGTGTGCAAGGCGTCGATGGCAGAGATGGAGCTGGCCGCTTCCAAGGTGGATCCGAACAAAAAGGTGGAAATAGGCGACTACCGGCTCGATACCACGGGTGaatcgaagaaaaagaaaaagatccTCTACGCCAAGTCGGAAATGTACCTCACGGAAATGATGGAGACGGTGTGCGATCGTATGGACGACTACGCCAAGGCACGTTACAAGAAAACTGGCCGCCCTGTGGTGCTGAAGATGATGACGGAAGGTGGCATGAACCCCGACATGGCCCACGTTAACTTCGTGCAAGAGGGAGACCTCAATAAAACCCTGAAGCATCTTTGCCTGGAGATCGTGGAAAATTACGATGAGGATATCATCCGGATGTTCCAGGAGGAAGTCGTAAAGGATACCGACATTCGGTTATGTTCACAGGTTGCTAAATACTGCAAGGAGCAACCGGTCGACGATGAGTACGAGTATGAGGAGAGCGAAGAGGCCCATGAGGAATTGTAG